One Hippoglossus stenolepis isolate QCI-W04-F060 chromosome 6, HSTE1.2, whole genome shotgun sequence genomic window, AATAGTTTGTTGTGGATTCAGAATAGTCACAAGAGCActtcaaaataagataaaagaaagagaatttAAGTTTGAGTTGATGATCACCTGTGGAAATTTGGGTGAAGTGTGATAATGTGACGGccaaatgataaatatattatgatttatgtattttttgtttgtctgtcctGATTTCTAAAAACATATGGTGCCATGAGTAACACATCTCTGTCTCCTGAGTTTTCATTAAGTATTATCATCAGTATATTCGACACTCAGAATTTTGTGTCTGCATACGATACGTATCTGCTATATCATGCTCACTCTTTATTCAACTTATATAATCATCATAAATCACATATGAGGCCATGTCTCCAAAgcaattagatttttttccaatGACACCAGCAAACACCAGGGGGAGAAATAGAGACGTTTATTTTTCCAGCGTTGCCACAGTGACCCCGGCAGAGAACTTCATCCACCATCTCCACACGACAATTCATTTCCTACTGCCGGCACGACTCAGCGGCAGAAACAGATGATAGTTATTTTGATTCATTTCAGCAGAATCCTCCACGGCGAGAGCGCACAGCTTTTTATCTGCTCTCGTTATTAAGTGTCGGCCATCGCACAGATGTTTGGACACAGGAGTAAAATAAGACAGATGTTCACCGGTCTCGGTTTAATCAGGTTCCGAAAGCAGATCGCACCACAGACAATCGGCCCAGTCACCTAGAAACCGTGTTTATACAgtttactactactactaaagCAAATATGTTTAAGAGAAACAGACACGCTTTATATTGACGTAATAACTTTATAATGAATGTCTAGGCCACAAAATGCTGATGACACTATCAATCTTTTTTATCGTCCTATTACAATCATTCTTGCAATATCCGCTCGTTGCAGCCAAAGCATGGTTGAAGTTTTATGGCCGTGCGGAAGTCCGGTGAACGATGGAGGTCTCTGTGAAACATTAAACCAGGTGAAGTGTCTCCAGTCAAGCTAGCAGCTTTGTGAGGCTAGCTAAATGCTAatatcagcatgctaacatgctcagAATAATGGTACGTTCCGTTACACTTCGGAACTCGGAATGACGTCAGAGTTGATAACGTTCCAGTTGTATAGGAACAATGTTGACGTTAGCCATCtagccattgttagcaaaaaacagttcataataatgtattatttcaCACGTACTAACATCTTAGTGATATGTCCACACGCAGTAACTGGACAGTGCTATGTGTACgacacatttaatgacagaagtgcAAATAAACACCACTGTTGATATACAGAGCGGCCATCTTGGGTTTCGAAGTTGGAGATTGTGAGGTTCCTCGAAATTCCGACCTGAGGGGGGCGCTCCAGTTGCAACTTCCTTACTCGGGGGTCGGAAATTCTGAGCTCCAATGTACATGTATATGTCCATGTGCTGATGTTAGCAGCTCTTATCAGAGAAAGAGTGTCGCTCTCTGTACCTCAACCAGTATAACTTCTAAGCTGTAGCACTTTCTTCACTGGGAAATAACTTTCCTGGAGATAACTCCAACTTTCAATCGGCAAAACAAATTAATCAGTGCGAGCACAATTTGCAGGACAGAGGGTTTTGGACTTTCTATAAGCTTCACTGCCTCGTTTTTAGAGTGGATATAATAACCTGGACTGTGTAGAATACAAATATACTGAGTCTAGTTTGAAATGCATAACTTGTGTTTCATCATTTGACTCTTCAGAAGCTGGAGCTTACAAACTATTTTTAATTTCGGGCTCTTGCTCTTTCTTCGAGttgttattgaattatttaGTATGATCACTCATGAAACAGTAATAATATCACAGTGCGGGTTTTAAATCCTCATTTCTAATGAACTCGACCATCCTGTGTGTTCGAGCTGCACTTTCACACGGAGAGTATGATGCATTGATATGTCCTTTCAAGTTTCTCTGGGAAATGCTgatgcaaaacaaacaggagaatAGAACTGAAGATTCAGTGTTTGTCTATTTATTAAACAAGCTCTCAAACAATTTGAGGCTGGTACAAGGTTTCGATTTAATCCTCGTCCTAACAATGACACAAGATCATTCTGCTCACATTAAACATGACACTGAACAAGAAGAATTGATTTCACAGTTTGGACTCGAGTGACTTTTATACCAGAATTAACAAGAAGTCTCATACTTCCCCCGGGAGAGAGTGACGATGTTCTCTCGTCCTCGACTTTACAAGAAACATAAATACAGTGATACGGATAAATAATACGTTGGTTCGGAGCCATTTGGAAGGAAACAACAAAGCAGGGAGGGGGTTGAGGGTGTCTGAGCGCCGGGGCTGAGGCTCCTGCGCTGATCAGCGCTGCATGATGCAGACAacagaggagcaagaggaggaggaggatgaggaggaggaggagcgagggaaGGGAACCGACTGGCTGAGGCTCTCGGCTCTCAGTCTCTCCTCAGTGCTTCGtggagcagcttctctctgtttttcctcccaCTCTCGCACACACCGAGAGTGTTCCGACTCTTTTTGTGTCTGAGCTGACGAGTGCAAACGCAGAGGGGCTCACTCGCTCCAACTCCTGCCGCACCATGCTTCCCTGGAGGAAGAACAAGTTTGTTCTAGTCGAGGATGAAGCCAAGAATAAACCCAAGAGCCTGGGGACCGGGCTGACCTACCagtccatcctctcctctctgctgcgcTCCTGTCCGGACCTGCTGCCGGACTGTCCCTTCAACTGGGTGGGCAACATCTTCCAAACCAAACGGCAAAAGGTGGAGCTGAACAAAGAGGAGCCTGTTTACAATGTGCGCTACCTGGGAAGTGTGGTCACCATCACGGCCAAGGGACCCGGCTGCACCCAGGAGGCAGTTGCCAAGATCTGGGCGAGGAGCAACTACGGGGAGCAGTGTGTCAAGATGAGGTTAACGGTGGGGCCACAAGGCATCAGGATGAGCGCTGACAAATCTGGGAAAAAGAAGCCCCTTCATCTTTACTCCCTGAACAGAATCACCTACTGCAGCGCCGACCCGTGCCGGCCCAAGATCCTGGCCTGGATCTACAGGCACCAGATCAAAAACATGGCAGTGGTGCTTCGGTGTCACGCCGTTCTGGTCAGCAAGTCGGAGAAGGCCCAAGCCATCTCCCACAGCCTCTACCAGAACGCCACCTCCGCCTTCAGCGAGTTCAAGCGGCTGAAGCGGCAGAGTGATTTCCGGCActgccagcagcagctgcttggTGAGGAGGCGGTGCCCCTGATGCCACTGAGGAGGCTGCTGAACGGGCAGTGCCACTACAGACCGCCTGCTGACAACCCCGGGAGCGCCACCCGCCTCTGCTccatcacagaggaggaggaggaggaggatgacgacgAGTACAGCAAAGATAAaaagcaggaggtggaggagctgtgggagaaacagaggattttcacaacaaacacagacccGACTCAGTTACTATCAGAGTTGGACATCGGGGATATTGCCAGATTGGAGCAGTGCCAAATCAACTTTGTCAGCGGCAGCAACAACCACACGTTTTCCTTTATAACCTCTCTGGTGTGACTACAACGTGGTGTAAAGAATTCTGCCACACTACAGAAACACAttcctctctctgcccttcACCGGTGCCCCGCTCAGgctccctcctgctctgtccGTGTAATGTGAA contains:
- the fam43b gene encoding protein FAM43B, with amino-acid sequence MLPWRKNKFVLVEDEAKNKPKSLGTGLTYQSILSSLLRSCPDLLPDCPFNWVGNIFQTKRQKVELNKEEPVYNVRYLGSVVTITAKGPGCTQEAVAKIWARSNYGEQCVKMRLTVGPQGIRMSADKSGKKKPLHLYSLNRITYCSADPCRPKILAWIYRHQIKNMAVVLRCHAVLVSKSEKAQAISHSLYQNATSAFSEFKRLKRQSDFRHCQQQLLGEEAVPLMPLRRLLNGQCHYRPPADNPGSATRLCSITEEEEEEDDDEYSKDKKQEVEELWEKQRIFTTNTDPTQLLSELDIGDIARLEQCQINFVSGSNNHTFSFITSLV